Below is a window of Fulvitalea axinellae DNA.
CACCGAAACCATAGACAATCTCGGGCTGTGTAGGGTAACCGATCGGCACTCTGTCCAGATCCGTGATCTCGCCGTCGTTGTTGATGTCCTTGTACTTAATGTCTCCCGCTCCGTATTCGCCAAAAGTCTGACGAGGACTGTTTTCAACCTCATAATCGTCAACGAAAAGGCGTTCAGCCACGAGTCCCCATTGCTGACTCAGCGAATGGCCTACTTTAGAAAGCCACGGCACACCCGCCAATCCATAGTCCGGCTCCTCGTACACCTCAAACTCCGAAGTGGCGTAAGTGAAGTTACCGCGGGCGGTAATAAAGAAATCGGGTCCAAAGCTATGCTGATAGTCAACAGAAATATCCACACCACGGCTAGAAGCCTCGCCAACGTTAGCCGATGTAGTAGCCTGCAATCCCATGGTAGTAGGAATAGAAGCACGCGACATCAGGATATTCTCACGATGGTCGGTAAAATAATCCGCTTGGATATCCAACACATCAAACAATCCTAACTGAACACCCAAGTTTAGCTTTCGGCTGGTCTCCCAAGTGATTTGGTCATTCTCGTAACGACTGATCGAAACACCCGGAATAAAGTCGTCAAAGTTCTTTCCGAACCTGGCCCCTTTATTTCCATTATTAAGATTAACATTTGACAAGTAGAAGAAACGGTCTTCACTTCGACCAATCTGATCGTTACCCACCAAACCATAAGTGGCGGTAAACTTCAGCTTGGTCACAGCCTTTTCGAAAGGTTCCCAAAACGGCTCGTTGGAAACGTACCAACCGAGACCCGCCGAAGGGAAGAAACCGAAACGCTCATTGGCGGCGAAACGTTCGGAACCGTTGTAACCGAAGTTGAATTCCGTGAAATAACGGTTGTCATACGCATAAGTCAAACGTCCAGACACACCGAGGTTTCTTGAAGCCAAAGAGCTCTGAAGGTCCGAGGCGTTACCCGTAAGCGCTTCCCTCATATTCAATGCGACCATCGCTCCGATTGCGTGCTTATCCGTAATGTCTTTGTTGTATTGCGTTACAGACTGAAGGTAGAAGGTCGACTTCACTTCCTTTTTTCCTTCTCTATAATCAAGCGTTACGTCACCGTCCCCTTCGTTCAGGTTTTCCAAATCGAATTCTCCTGAGCGATGGTCATAGAAACCGACACCGAAGAAATAAGGCTGATATTGCCTTTTGACATCAAAGAAGGAATAACGAACAGTGTTACCGAGGATATTAAACTTCAGGCCGGGCGTCACAAAACTCAAATCTTGGTGAAGTTCAAACTGAGCCAGCATTGAAGTTCGGCTGTAATCCTTATACCCCTTGAGCATTTCGGCGTAAGGGTTTACATGATCCGCTCCCGTTCCATAGTTTCCGAACAGGATATAATCCTTGTGCTGGTTTTTCTCGTCAGCTGGAAAAAAGGCCGGAAATAAGGCCGGATTCGCGCGCATCGCCATATTGTACATTCCCGTACCGCCTTCGAGAGGCCCGCCGTAATCGTCAAACGTACCGTTGAAACGAATCTTCGCTTTAGTCGTTTTTGTTAGGTTTACGTTGATATTGGAACGCAACAGGAATCTTTTCAGGTCGATATTACTGTTGAAGTCGTTTTTGTCGTCTACCTTCAGAATACCGTTATCCTGATTAAACGCGCCGGAGAAATAGTATTGGGCTTTCTTTCCACCGCCTCGTACGTTTACGTTCAAACGCTGGTTTACGGTGTAATCCTTGAACATCATTTCGTGCCAGTCGTTCGTAGGATTCACAAGCGGATTGATTCCTTTCTCCGTTTCGATAATTCTCCTTCTCGAATAAAGCGTCGCCCCCAAAGGATCACGGGTTTTCACAGCCTCCGTATGAAGCTTCATATACGTCAATGGATCCGCAAGATCCACCTCCTGAGTAGGCATAGAAAGAGAATTCTCAAACCTTACGGACACGTTTGTCTGACCTTCTTTACCTTCCTTTGTTGTAACCAGAACAACACCGTTAGCACCACGGGCACCATACAAAGCCGTTGCAGCCGCGTCTTTCATGATGGAAAAACTAGCGATGTCGTCCGGCTGAAGTCTCGCAAAGTCCTCTGTAGTAAGTTCCACGCCATCAATCAGAATAAGCGGATCCTTTTTTCCCGAACCAAAAGACGTCACACCACGGATAAAGAACTCAGCGTTATCCTGACCAGGCTCACCGCTTCTTTGGTAAGATATCACACCGGAAATCCGACCGGCAATGGCTGTGGAAAGGTTACTTGAAGGTACTTTAAGCTCTTCCGGACGAACAGTCTGGACTGAGGCGAGTACACTTTCCTTTTTCTGTTCGGCAAAAGCCACTACCGTTACCCCTTCCAACTCTTCGGCTTTTACCTGCATGGCTATCAGCACTTTGGTTTTGGCCGTAATGGTTTTGACTTGGCTTTCGTAACCCACATACGAGAATTCCAGCTTTTCGCCCAACCTTACTTTTATAGAGAAATTACCTTCAAGGTCCGTAATCACACCTTCCGTACCGCCCACTTTCTTCACCGTAGCGCCAGGGAGTCCCTCTCCGTCTTCGTCCACAATCCGGCCAGTAAGCAGAAATCCTTGGTCTTGTTTTTTTCTTAGTAGAGTTTTTTCACTTACATAAATCGTTTTGTTTACCAGTTTGAATTTCAACCCCGATTCTCTGGAAAGATCCATCAAGTAGTCCTTGACCGCTTTCCCTTCGGGAGAACTAACTTCTATGGAACCTTTCCGTCCCAGCAGTTCGTCCTTGACGAAAACCACATAGTCTCCGTTTCTTTCTAGCCGGCCCAACGCCTCCCGTACCGTAACTTGGTTTTTGGAAGAGGCCATGAGTTGCGCTACCGTATCAAAGCTGAACACGGACATTACCCACAGCACAAATAGCAGGGAAACGCCGCGCCTGAGAAAATAATAACTCATACGCATTAGGCGAAATATTCTCAAATGCATAATTTTAAGTTTATAGTGTAATACTAAAAATGAATGGAGTTATCGGAGGTGCGTCCGTCAAAACAGCCTCCCGGTAACTCTTTCTTTTTTTCCGGCGACAAAAAAGCCAGACTAGCCGTCGGAAAAAAATCCGGCTGTCAGGATGTATCGTACCTCATTGTAAAACTTTATAGGTTACCAATAATTTTTATCCCGCATAACGGGTAATAAGACGAAAAAGAGTGATTAAGAATCAACAAAAAAGACTAAGTCCTTCTGAAAATCATTCAGTGAGAAATAAAAACGGCGTCAATAAATCCTCACTCTTTTCTTTGACATAAACTCAAACTCAACACTCTTAGAACTAGCCGTATACAGCAATCCTTCCAAAAGAAAATTCAGACTATTAAGCTCAAACGTACCGGAATAAGTCTTATCCAGATTAACGCTTTTCTCTACCTTAAAGGCCACATCATAAGTCCTTTCCAAATCCTTCAGGATATTTCTGAGTGGTTCCTGATTATATTTTATGACTCTATTCGTCCAGCCGAATACTTCCATGTAATCGTATTCATCAATATAACCAAAAGTCCCATTGCCGGAAACGAACCTTTTACCTGGCTCAAGGGCCACCGCATTAATACCCACCGTATCGCGCACTTCCACTTTTCCCTCAAAGAGCGATACACTCACATTACCTTCTCTCGCCTCTACGTTAAATTCCGTACCCAGAACCACTGTTTCCAAACCAAAAGTTTTGACACGAAACGGTCTGTCCTTGTTAGGTTTTACCTTGAAAAGCGCCTCCCCTTCCAATGTCACTTCACGCACGTTAAAATCTTCGGAGAAACTAAGCTTTGTGTCCACATTCAGCTTAACTATAGTACTGTCCGGAAGCAACAGCGTTTTGTATTGCGCCTTCGCTGTTTTGGTCAACTGGATTTTCGGCAACACTACAACTTCCGCTTGCCGTATCGGAGATAGCGTACTTACCCAATAAGTCCCGCCTCCAACCAGAATCAAAGCGGCGGCGTAACGCAAACTCTTCCTAACGAAGTTCCTCACAAAAGACCTCCTCGATACGGTATCCCTAAACCTACCCAAGGTTTTTTCCTTATTTCCTTCAGGCCTTGGCTCACTAATAAAGCGTAAAGACAACAGCATCTCCCTTGCCACTTTAAGCTCTTTTTTCTTATCGGGATTCGATTCTAAAAATTTCCGCCATTCCTCGTCCCCAACACCGTTCAACACCCAATCCCTAAAGCTATCGGATAATACAAACTCTTCGATTCCGCTACTGTCCTGCGCCATATTAGCTAACTCAAAATCACTGTCTGATGAAGTCCTCACATGTACAAGTACCGCATCATACCTCTTCATACTCAAAAAAAATAAAAAAAATTATTCCGCATCTTATTCAAGCTTCCGCATCCCTGAATTAGACATGACCCATAGTTCAAAATGATATTTTTTAGTATGTTTGATATAGTGTGATCTCCTGAGTATGCAGGATAATAATCCTGAAAAACAACTAACCCTTTGGTATGGCGCGGGTGCCGACGTGCCTGTTAGCTCATTGGAGTGATCTTTAGCAACAAATGGCCTGTTTATGGCCAATCCTTTTCATATGAGGAACGATAATGGGAAACACTCTTACCGGCGACAACAAAAAAAAATGGATACCCCGCACATCAGGCACCCGATGGACTGAAAATCTTTACCGGGAACACTCCGATGCGCTATATGCCTACGGCAGAAAATTGGGAGCCCAAGCCCCGGTAATCGAAGATGCCATACATGATATTTTCGTTAGTTTTTGGGAACAAGACAAGCGTAAGGAAATAAACAACCCGAAAGCGTATCTCTTCGGCGCACTGAGAAACCGCTTGATGAAAAGCTATCGAAAATCGGCTTTGACCGTTTACGGCAAGGATTTCGAAAGCCATAACTTCCCTCTTGAGATCGATTATGAATCCGTAATTATTTCGGAAGAAATCAAAGCCGAAACACTCCAACGACTCTCTTCCGGCATCGCTTCTCTATCGGACAGTCAGCGCGAAATTCTTTATCTGAGATTTAACGAAGGACTCGAATACAACGAAATTGCCGAAACGCTGAATATGAATTATCAGTCCGCTCTAAACGCCGTACATCGGGCAATTAAATCTTTAAGAACTCACCTTGGAGAGACCGTCAGCGTGTGGATTATCTTACAACAAGGCCTGCAATAAGATTTTTTCATGCGCCCATAGCACTCCTTTTTCATTTTCAAAAGCTCCAAGAATTTGCAAAGCAACTCTTGTTTTTGTATTTTTTATTAAAAAAACAATGACAAGCTTACGAAACAGACCTAAATTTGAGCAAAAAATACAAATGCCGGCAAAACACTTACGTGCTTTGTTGAAAGAGGCATTACAGTCCTCCGAAAAGCGTTGTGTAGGCATTGTCAACGACAATTATATCGTACTAAAGGTCCCCTTGGAAGACCGTCATTTCTGGTCTCCGCAACTAAGCCTTACACTTACCGAAGATAATGGCGAAACATTAATTAAAGGCCGTTACGGTCCAAAACCATCCGTGTGGACTCTATTCGCTTTTGGATATGCGGCTCTGGGGATATTGACTCTGTTCATAGGAATGTACGGGCTATCCACTTGGAGTTTGGGTATGGATTCAAGCGCATTGTGGTGGATACCTGCCCTAGTCGGTTTGGCCGTTTTACTTTATCTTTCGGCTCAGGCTGGACAAAAAATAGGGGCGGAACAGATGTTTACATTACATCATTTTTTCGAGGACGCCACAAAAACCAAAATCAATGTGAACTAAAAAAAGCCCAAGGATCATCTTTCCTTGGGCTTCTTCGCTAGCGGTGTTAAGCGCTTAGACCTTGCGGCTTATGTTTCACTCCACCGAACCAATATAAGTATAGTA
It encodes the following:
- a CDS encoding TonB-dependent receptor — translated: MHLRIFRLMRMSYYFLRRGVSLLFVLWVMSVFSFDTVAQLMASSKNQVTVREALGRLERNGDYVVFVKDELLGRKGSIEVSSPEGKAVKDYLMDLSRESGLKFKLVNKTIYVSEKTLLRKKQDQGFLLTGRIVDEDGEGLPGATVKKVGGTEGVITDLEGNFSIKVRLGEKLEFSYVGYESQVKTITAKTKVLIAMQVKAEELEGVTVVAFAEQKKESVLASVQTVRPEELKVPSSNLSTAIAGRISGVISYQRSGEPGQDNAEFFIRGVTSFGSGKKDPLILIDGVELTTEDFARLQPDDIASFSIMKDAAATALYGARGANGVVLVTTKEGKEGQTNVSVRFENSLSMPTQEVDLADPLTYMKLHTEAVKTRDPLGATLYSRRRIIETEKGINPLVNPTNDWHEMMFKDYTVNQRLNVNVRGGGKKAQYYFSGAFNQDNGILKVDDKNDFNSNIDLKRFLLRSNINVNLTKTTKAKIRFNGTFDDYGGPLEGGTGMYNMAMRANPALFPAFFPADEKNQHKDYILFGNYGTGADHVNPYAEMLKGYKDYSRTSMLAQFELHQDLSFVTPGLKFNILGNTVRYSFFDVKRQYQPYFFGVGFYDHRSGEFDLENLNEGDGDVTLDYREGKKEVKSTFYLQSVTQYNKDITDKHAIGAMVALNMREALTGNASDLQSSLASRNLGVSGRLTYAYDNRYFTEFNFGYNGSERFAANERFGFFPSAGLGWYVSNEPFWEPFEKAVTKLKFTATYGLVGNDQIGRSEDRFFYLSNVNLNNGNKGARFGKNFDDFIPGVSISRYENDQITWETSRKLNLGVQLGLFDVLDIQADYFTDHRENILMSRASIPTTMGLQATTSANVGEASSRGVDISVDYQHSFGPDFFITARGNFTYATSEFEVYEEPDYGLAGVPWLSKVGHSLSQQWGLVAERLFVDDYEVENSPRQTFGEYGAGDIKYKDINNDGEITDLDRVPIGYPTQPEIVYGFGVSIHYKNFDLSCFFQGLGRESFWIDPLKTAPFIHYNDDNQGWDNDMITSNALLQEYADSHWSEANRDIYATWPRLSTTRISNNEQRSTWFMRNGAFLRLKNAEIGYSLPKEFLKRFRLKQLRLYVSGTNLLTWSKFDLWDPEMGANGLGYPVQKVLNTGLQVSF
- a CDS encoding sigma-70 family RNA polymerase sigma factor, with the protein product MGNTLTGDNKKKWIPRTSGTRWTENLYREHSDALYAYGRKLGAQAPVIEDAIHDIFVSFWEQDKRKEINNPKAYLFGALRNRLMKSYRKSALTVYGKDFESHNFPLEIDYESVIISEEIKAETLQRLSSGIASLSDSQREILYLRFNEGLEYNEIAETLNMNYQSALNAVHRAIKSLRTHLGETVSVWIILQQGLQ
- a CDS encoding FecR family protein; amino-acid sequence: MKRYDAVLVHVRTSSDSDFELANMAQDSSGIEEFVLSDSFRDWVLNGVGDEEWRKFLESNPDKKKELKVAREMLLSLRFISEPRPEGNKEKTLGRFRDTVSRRSFVRNFVRKSLRYAAALILVGGGTYWVSTLSPIRQAEVVVLPKIQLTKTAKAQYKTLLLPDSTIVKLNVDTKLSFSEDFNVREVTLEGEALFKVKPNKDRPFRVKTFGLETVVLGTEFNVEAREGNVSVSLFEGKVEVRDTVGINAVALEPGKRFVSGNGTFGYIDEYDYMEVFGWTNRVIKYNQEPLRNILKDLERTYDVAFKVEKSVNLDKTYSGTFELNSLNFLLEGLLYTASSKSVEFEFMSKKRVRIY